The Glycine soja cultivar W05 chromosome 3, ASM419377v2, whole genome shotgun sequence genome window below encodes:
- the LOC114406272 gene encoding GDP-mannose transporter GONST3-like, which yields MSKETDVENPSNNPTVQKGVDVNVSDDEGNWYTSLVHQISVYGVAAGYCLSASLLSIINKWAVMKFPYPGALTALQYFTSAAGVFLFGRFKLLEHDPLDLMTMWRFLPAAIIFYLSLFTNSELLLHANVDTFIVFRSVVPLFVAVGETLFLHQPWPSGKTWASLGTIVTGSVLYVVTDYQFTFMAYTWALAYLVSMTIDFVYIKHVVMTIGLNTWGLVLYNNLEALLLFPLELLIMGELKKIKHEIQDESDWHSFQVILPVGLSCLFGLSISFFGFSCRRAISATGFTVLGIVNKLLTVVINLVIWDKHSTWVGTVGLLICMLGGIMYQQSTSKPKAAKQVSAQENEGEQEKLLEMQVNSETNINNNEVNKPREES from the coding sequence ATGTCTAAAGAAACTGACGTGGAAAACCCTAGTAATAACCCCACTGTTCAAAAGGGTGTGGATGTGAATGTGAGTGATGATGAGGGAAATTGGTACACTTCGTTGGTGCATCAAATTTCAGTGTATGGTGTGGCTGCTGGGTACTGTTTGTCTGCGTCTTTGCTTTCCATAATCAACAAATGGGCAGTGATGAAATTCCCATACCCTGGTGCCCTAACCGCCTTACAGTACTTCACAAGCGCGGCCGGGGTCTTCCTTTTCGGCCGGTTTAAGCTCCTGGAGCATGACCCCCTTGACCTTATGACCATGTGGCGGTTCTTGCCCGCGGCCATCATATTCTACCTGTCCCTTTTCACCAACAGCGAGTTGCTCCTCCATGCCAATGTTGACACATTCATTGTGTTCCGCTCGGTTGTTCCCTTGTTTGTTGCGGTTGGGGAGACGCTGTTCTTGCACCAGCCGTGGCCGTCAGGGAAGACGTGGGCCTCCCTGGGCACCATCGTGACTGGCAGTGTGCTCTATGTGGTTACAGATTATCAGTTTACTTTCATGGCGTACACCTGGGCGTTGGCCTACTTGGTTAGCATGACTATAGATTTTGTTTACATAAAGCATGTAGTTATGACGATTGGTTTGAACACATGGGGTCTTGTGTTGTACAATAATCTTGAGGCTCTTCTGCTTTTTCCGTTGGAGCTTCTGATTATGGGTGAGCTGAAGAAGATCAAGCATGAGATCCAAGATGAGTCTGATTGGCACTCATTCCAAGTCATTTTGCCAGTGGGGTTGTCATGCCTGTTTGGTCTGTCAATCTCTTTCTTTGGATTTTCTTGCCGCAGGGCAATTTCTGCAACAGGATTTACTGTCCTTGGTATAGTGAACAAACTGTTGACTGTTGTGATCAATTTGGTAATATGGGACAAGCATTCAACATGGGTGGGTACGGTGGGTCTTTTGATTTGTATGCTGGGTGGGATTATGTATCAGCAATCAACAAGCAAGCCGAAGGCTGCAAAACAGGTGAGTGCACAGGAAAATGAGGGGGAACAAGAGAAATTGCTTGAGATGCAAGTCAATTCAGAGACCAACATCAATAATAATGAAGTTAATAAACCAAGGGAGGAAAGCTGA